The genomic DNA GGGCGTTACGGTCCGTACGTCACCGAGGTGCTGCCGGCGCCGCCGGAGGAGCCGGACGCCGGCACCGGCGCGAAGAAGACCAAGAAGCCCGTCGGCCCCAAGCCGCGCACCGGATCTCTGTTGCGCTCAATGGATCTCGAGACGGTGACGCTCGACGACGCGCTCAAGCTGCTGTCGTTGCCGCGCGTCGTCGGTGTCGATCCGGAGAACAACGAGGAGATCACCGCGCAGAACGGCCGTTACGGCCCATACCTCAAGCGCGGCAGCGACTCTCGCTCGCTGGCCACCGAAGAGCAGATGTTCACCGTCACGCTCGAAGAGGCGTTGAAGATCTATGCCGAGCCGAAACGCCGTGGGCGCCAAGGGGCGGCCACGCCGCCGCTGCGTGAGCTGGGCACCGATCCGGTGTCGGGCAAGCCGATGGTGATCAAGGACGGCCGGTTCGGCCCGTACGTCACCGACGGTGAGACCAACGCGAGCCTGCGCAAGGGCGACGACGTCATGTCGATCACCGACGAGCGGGCCTCGGAGTTGTTGTCCGACAGGCGCGCTCGTGGCCCGGTGAAGAAGGCCGCCAAGAAGACCGCGGCGAAGAAGACCGCCGCGAAGAAGACTGCCGCCAAGAAGGCGCCGGCGAAGAAAGCCGCCGCGAAGAAGGCCTAGGAGGCGGCTTCGGTTTCCGGCTCGGGAGCCGGCCGTGGCGAGGCCAGCGACAGGGGCCGTGCCAGTTGTGTCGGCGCGGACCGGCCGCGCAGCTCGACGGTCTCGCCGACGTCCCAGCACAGTGCCTCGGCGTCCAGCGCGCCGCTGACCGCGATGGCCGACGCCAGCACGTGGCCCTCCTCGAGCTTGGCGAGCTCGGTCAGGCGGGCCGCCTCGTTCACGGGGTCGCCGATCACGGTGTACTCGAAGCGGGCCAGCGCGCCGATGTGGCCGGCAATGGCGCGGCCGGCGGACACCCCGATGCCGAACTCGGTGGTGCCCAGCACCGTCACCAGTTCGTCGTGCAGATCGCGGGATGCGGCCAGGGCCGCGCCTGAGGCGTCCGGGTGTTCGATGGGGGCGCCGAAGATGGCCAGCGCCGCGTCACCCTGGAACTTGTTGACGAACCCGCCGTGCCGGTTCACGGTGTCGACGATGATCCGGAAGAACTCGTTGAGGATCGACACGACCTCGGCGGCGGGCCGCGTCGACGCCAGCTGCGTCGACCCGATCAGGTCGATGAACAGCACCGCGACATCGCGTTCCTGGCCGCCCAGCTCGGTGCCGCGCTCCAGGGCGCGGCGGGCGACGTCCTCGCCGACGTAGCGGCCGAACAGGTCGCGCAGCCGCTGCCGTTCGGACAGGTCGCGCACCATGTCGTTGAAGCCGGCCTGCAGCAGTCCCAGCTCGCTCGCGTCGTAAATCTGCATGTGCGCGTTGTAGTTACCGCGCTGCACCTCACCCAGGGCCCACCGCAGCTGGCGCAGCGGGTCGGCGATCGACATGGCCACGAGGATGTTGCCGGCCAGGCCGACGGCCAGCGCGGTGATCGCCAGCAGCAGGATGGGAGTGTTGAGCTGGTCGTTCTGGGCGATGAAGGTCGTGTACTGGCCGGCCAGCCGGGCCACGATGATCGCCAGCAGCGGCACACCCGTCGAGAGCACCCAGGTCAGTACCTGGCGCTGGATGACGCCGGGGGCCCGGAAGTTCTCGGGCACCCCGTCGCGCAGCGCGGCGACCGCGACGGGCCGCAGCACGCGTTCGGACTGCAGGTAGCCGATGATCGCGGTGGCGGTGGCGCCGAGCGCGCTGGCCACCGCGACGAACGGCGCCGAGCGGCTCGCCACCGGCCAGCTGGCGATGATGAAGACCACCGAGCCGAGGAACCAGTTCCCGACGCTGATCAGCGTCCGGTAGTACGGCATCTTGAGGGCCCGGGTGCGGGCCAGTTCGGTGAACGCGGGATCGTCGGCGTCGCCGTGCAGGGTGTCGCGCCGTTGCCAGCGGATGACGGGGATCAGCAGCCGCAGACTCAGCCACGCCGCCACGACGAACGAGACGAACAGGACGGTCAGGAACACCGCCAGATTCACCGCCGGCAGGTCCTGCAACTGGATGCGATCTTCGGCCGGCAGACCGAACCGCAGGAAGCCCAGAACGAACAGCGCGCCGATGATGTCGGCCTGCAGCAAGCTCAGCGTGAACACCGGCCAGGGCGTGCGCGCCACCCATCGGACGAACCCCCGGATTCGCCCGATGTGCTTTACATCGGTGGCCACTCGCTAACCGTATCGGGCCGGGGCGACGGATATTGCCGCTGCGCGCAGGTTCGTGTCGCACGCGACGGTTACTGTGGGGCGCGATGAGCGGAGTTTTCTCGCGTTTGGTCGGCCAGGATGCCGTGGAAGCCGAGTTGGTGGCCGCCGCGCGGGCGGCCCGGGGTGATTCGGCTCACAGCGGGCTCACAACCGGCAGCATGACGCATGCGTGGTTGATCACGGGGCCGCCCGGTTCGGGCCGGTCCATCGCCGCGGTGTGCTTTGCTGCGGCGCTGCAATGCACTGCGGAGGCCGCTGCGGGCGGTCCGGGCTGCGGGGCCTGCCGTGCCTGCACGACGACCATGGCGGGGACGCACGCCGATGTGCGGCGCGTCATTCCCGAGGGGCTGTCCATCGGCGTCGACGAGATGCGCGCCATCGTGCAGACGGCGTCCCGGCGGCCCGGCACCGGCCGCTGGCAGATCGTCGTCGTCGAAGACGCCGACCGGCTCACCGAGGGCGCCGCCAACGCGCTGCTGAAGGTCGTCGAGGAACCGCCGCCGTCGACGGTGTTCCTGCTGTGCGCGCCGTCGGTCGACCCCGAGGACATCGCGGTGACGCTGCGCTCGCGGTGCCGGCACGTCGCGCTGACGACGCCGCGCGTCGACGCCATCGCGCAGGTCCTGGTCGAGAACGACGGACTGTCCGAGGCCGACGCGCGCTGGGCGGCGTCGGTCAGCGGAGGACACGTCGGCCGGGCCCGCCGGCTCGCCACCGACGAGCAGGCGCGGTCGCGCCGGGAGCGGGCCCTGGGCCTGGCCCGGGACGCGGCGACGCCGACGCGGGCGTATGCCGCCGTCGAGGAGCTCGTCGCCTCGGCCGAGGCCGAAGCAGTGGCGCTGACGGCCGGCCGCAACGAGACCGAGACCGAGGAGCTCAAGACCGCGCTGGGTGCCGGTGGCACCGGCAAGGGCGCTGCGGGGGCGCTGCGGGGCGCTGCGGGCGCGCTGAAGGACCTGGAGAAGCGGCAGAAGTCGCGGCAGACCCGGGCCTCGCGGGACGCGCTGGACCGGGCGCTGATCGACCTGGCCACCTATTTCCGCGATGCCCTGTTGGTGTCGTCGGGTGCCTCGACCGCTGCTGCGGCCAACCATCCGGACATGGCCGACAAGGCCGCCGCGATGGCCGCGCACGTGCCCGCAGACCAGCTGCTGCGCTGCATCGAGGCGGTGCTGGCCTGCCGCGAGGCGCTGGCCACCAACGTCAAGCCGAAGTTCGCGGTCGACGCCATGGTGGCGACCATGGGTCAGGCCCTGCGCGCCGGACAACGGAACTGACTTTGGACGCTGCGAGTCCGTCCCGTAGACTCGTCCCGCCCCGCCTCGGTGGGGTGCGCCACCCTAGCTCAGTCGGTAGAGCAATTCACTCGTAATGAATAGGTCAGGGGTTCGATTCCCCTGGGTGGCTCCATCGATGCAGGTCAGAGGCTTATCGCTTCTGGCCTGCAGTCGTTTCTGGGTCTGATCCCGTACTTTCCCCGTAGAAACCGGTTCGTTATCCCGCCTGACCTGCCCATTTGTCCAGTGTTGCCCGCGCATCCGGCCCGGTGGTTCGACGCTGGGCATAGTGCTGTTCCGTCGTGGCCATCTGCGTGTGCGATAACTGCGCCTGTGCGGCCTCGATACCCATGCCGTCGCGGACGACCGTGGCCACCGACCGGCGGAAGCTGTGCGGGGTGACCCATCGCAGCGATTCTGGGAGCGCATCGCGTAGTGCGCTGCGGATATTCGACAGGCTGACGTAGCCGCCGTCACGGGTGGCCAACACTGGCCCGTCCGTTGACGCAGTCCGTCCAAGCAGTTCGGTGAGCACCGTCACCCCGAACTTCGGCAGCAGCACCGTGTGCGGGTCGGCGTCACCCTTGCGGGCGTCTTGCCGGTGCACCGACTTGCCCGGCACCCGGCCATGGTCGATCACCGTCCCGTTCACAGTGACGGTCGGCGGATCCCCGAGGAGATCGACATCTTGCCAGCGGATCGCCAGCACTTCCCCAGGTCGCACACCGGTGGCCGCCAGCAGCTCGACGAACGCGGGCAGCATCGCACCACGCGGCGGGCCGCCGCGGTGATGTGGCTGCGCGTACACCTTGACGGCCTGGCGCACCTGCTCCAGTTCCAGAGCCGTCAGCCCACGGGCCGGCTTCGGTTCCGCCTTGGCCGGTCTGGTCGCCGCGATGGGGTCGAACCGCACGACGTCGAATCGGGCCGCCATCTGGTACATGCCGGATAGGACGGTGCGCAGCAGTTCGGATTGCCGCGGCGGCAGGGTCTGTATATGGGTATTGGCGCGGCTGCCCTCGAGTTCGGCGATGCGCAGCGCCCCGAGCTGGTCGTCGCCGTGCAGGCGCCACACCTGGCGGTACTGCGCTTCGGATTGCGGCTTGATTCCGTCCTCGGTTACCTTTGCCGAAACCCAGGTGTCGAATAGCTCGGAAAGCGTTGTACGGCCGCTGATTACACCGACAGGAGCGGTGGTCTCCAGCTCGGCTTTGATGCGCCGCAACAGCATTCGACGAGCATCCTCGCTGGAACTGTACGACGTGGCTTCGCGCTCGCGCAGCTTGCCGGTGTGTAGGCGTACGTAAACGCTTGCGATATAGCGCTTTTGGCTCTTCCCGGCCTCATCTTTGAACTTCTCGACACGCTCGGTTATCCGCCCATGCTCACCGGGCTTCATCCGCTGTCTAGGCATGGCTGTCGTCCGCGGGATGTTCGATGCGTAGGTCCACCTCGGCGGTTGGGACACTGATTCCAAGTCGCTCACAAATAGCTTTGATCCGACGATTGAGCACAGCTATGTGTTCCGGGTTGTCCATCTCGTCTCTCGTTGCGATCAGCTCGTCTAGATCGCGCCACTGGTACAGCGTTTCGGTATTCTCTCGCCACTGCGTTTCAGGGTCTTCTGCCGCACCCAAACTATTGTTTCCGAGATAGCTATATATCCCCGAAAACCATTGTGCTGCATTGAATCCCGCAGCATTTCGCCCGGGCATAATCTCGAGAGCGCTCTGGTATGGGCCGGGATAGACGAGGTTCACCGGCGACGTGTTCAATGCAGCCGCGAGGATGATCAATTCGGCTAGGTCAACCTTGCCGGCCCGGTGGTTGCCCTCGATCCGGGCAATTGTCGAGCGCGTGATCGGATAACCAAGCTCCTTGGTTCGAGCTGACAACTGCACTGCAGTGAGGCCCTGCGCCACTCGAAGGCTGGCGACCGCCTGCCCGAATCGTTTGGACCCGGCCTCCTGCCACGCCTTCGCGTCCAGGTCAATGTTTGGCATTGCGCCATCTTCCCGCGATTTGGGCTTGCATGTCCAAACTTTCTGTGCAAGTGTTTGGACTTGTACGGATGTAGTCGTATCCGTGACGCATAACCAAACACGAGGAGGAGCGGTGCCACCCGAATTGCAAGACGAGATCGACAAGCTCAACAGTCGGCTGTGGCCTGTGGAGGCCGTCATGGAGCGGCTGAGCGTCGGCAGGTCGATGGTGTTCGAGCTGATGGCCAGCGGCCAGTTGCGCAGCACGAAAGTTGGGCGCCGCCGGCTGGTGTCCGAGGCCGCCATCAATGAGTTTATCGCCCGCATTGACGGTGCGGCCTAGATGAACACCACCCGCGAAAATGCCCCGGCCGGTGCTCGAACACCGGCCGGGGCCGAGAACAACCCGTCAGTCGCCAAAACCGAGAAGGAGAAGTTCACCACCATGATGACACCCGACCCGTGGCAGCACCAGACCTGCACGTCATGCACGGTGCCCGCAGCCACCACCACCCTTGATCCGTCCACCGGCCTGTGCCAGTTCTGCGCAGACCCCCCACCACCGCTGACCGAAGCCGACCAGCACCTCGCCGGCGACCCGCTCGTCTACCCGCTGGCCGCGCGTATCGCCCATGGTTCACCGGCGTTCCCGTTGCAGGGCTATTCCTGCTACGTCACCGAGGTCGACCGCTCCCGCTTCACCATCACCGCGACCCGCCGCGACCCCGAGACCGGCGAGATTGTGAACCGCGAATTCGTCTGCGCCGTCCTGGAGGTCACGGAATGAGCCCGAAGAAGACCAAGGTGGTCGACGGCATCGAATACGAGGTGGTCGACATGCCACCGGTGAGCGCCGACGCGCAAACCTCCGTCAAGTTGGCGGAGGTTTCAGGTACCCACAAGTGCACGCTCGGCTACTCCTGGTGCGACGGCACCACCGACGCGGAAAATTCACACGCCGGGATGATGTACGTCTCGGTCGACTCACACCGGGGAGCGCCACTGTCGGTCGGCGTCGGAATCTACTACGACACCAGTTGCTCGGACATCGCCCCGTTCGTCTCGCTGCACATCAACGGCGGCGACGATTACGACGTCGAGATCAGCCTGTGGCCGAGCGAAGCCGAACAGATCGTGAACCTGCTGCTGCCCGCGATCGAGGACGCCACCCGCGTCACCCTCGAACGGCTGCCCACGGGGCTCACCGCCGACCTGTTGGCTACCGCCGAGCGGGGAGAGCAATGAGACTGTCCGGACCAGTGTTGACCGCGTTGCGACGAGTACATGGCGCGCTTGACAACATCTGGCCGCTGCCCGTCGCCGAACGCAGGGCGGCACTGGAAGCGTTGGTGCACAAGGAAACCGACAGTCTCGACCGCGACGAGATGCGAGCGCTTGTCTACGCAATTCTCGCACTCATTGAGCGGTACGAACTCGCCCGACGTAGGGGCAAGCAGTGAGTGTGATCCATAAGCAAGGAGGCCGGCCCGGTTCTCCGGCGTCTCGGCAAGTTTCCTGGTGGCCCGTCCATGAGTTCATTGAAGCCGCTGTAGCGCAGGCTAATTGCGGTCCGCTGCCAACTCCGGGCACCCCGGCGTGGTGTGCCCTCTCCGACGGCGATCCACGAAAACTGCTGGCCTTGGCTGCTGCCGGCGAACACCACGTACTACGCACGGAGACAGCACAAGAAATCTGGGCCGAAGCCGCGAAATCCATTGCCGAAAGCCAGGAGTGGGACGCCGTGCGCAGGGACTCACGTCGCCGCGTGCAGGCCACCCGATCCGGCGCCTACATTCCACGGAGGTCAGCTTGAGCGACGATGGCGGACAACGCCCGCTGTACTACGACATGCAGGCCCTGCTGGCCGGTGAACTCCCGCCACCGCCGCAGCCGGCAATCGGGTGCCGCAACGACGGGCACCACATCTTCTACGTCGAGCAGGTGAACCTGGTGTTCGGCGACCCCGAGACGGGCAAGACGTGGCTGTGCTTGTGGTGCGGGGCAAGCAAGTTGATCACTGACCAGACATCGAGGGTCGCTGTCATCGACCTGGACCACAATGGGCCAACCGCGACGGCGACACGGCTCCTGGCGTTCGGCGTCCCCAAAGAGGTGCTGTCCGACCCGAGTCGCTTCCGGTATGTCGAGCCTGATGACCGGCTGCACATGGCCCAGGTGATCGCCGACCTGGTCGTCTGGCGCCCGACCGTTGTGATCGTGGACTCGCTCGGCGAGCTGATGCCGCTGTACGGCGCCAACTCCTATTCGGGCGACGACTTCACCGATGTGAACGCGCGGGTGCTCAAGCCGTTGGCGAAGGCCGGTGCCGCCGTGCTGGTGATCGACCATCTGTCCAAGGGCGCCGACTCCCGCAACTTCGGCCCGGTCGGCACAGCAGCCAAGCGTCGGGCCATCGGTGGGGTATCGCTGCGCGTGACCATCAAGGACGCATTCACTCCCGGCTCCGGTGGGGCGGCCTACCTGAAGGTCAACAAGGACCGCCACGGCGGGCTCCGCGAGCACTGCCCGACCGGTGATCGGGAACCGCTTGCGGGCACCTTCACCATGCGCGTATTTCACGATGCACTCACGGGTGAGATCAAGGCCGCCGATGGCACCGAGAACGTCACTGACGACCACGCTCTGAGTGCCAGCCAGGCCCGTGATGTCGCCGCCGATGTTGCCCTTCTCGAAGCACTTGATCCGCCGCCGCAGTCGAAGCGCGATGTTTGCCAGCGAATGAATTGGGGTGACTCTCGATCACAAACCGCTTTGAAGGCGTGGCGGGAGTCGACAGGCCGGTCAGCGCCGAAGAATCAACACACGGCGACCACGCAAGGGGGTGGCGGAAATAGTGATTCCGCTGGAACCGGTTCCGGCACACCCGATGTATCAGTTCCAGCGGTTCCAGCACCAATTGTCGACCCCAATATTGGTCTTGAGCTGGGGTTACCGGTCGAATCTGCTGGAACTCACACACGCCAGGCGAACGCCACCGTCACTGACATCGGATCGCGCCGACCACCATGCTCCAAATGTGAATCCGGCACCGCTCGACCGGACACCGGCAGGTGCGATTTCTGCACTCGCAAGACAATGACAGCAGGCGACTTTCTCGTTTGCTGGTTCCGTCATCACACCGACCCTGGCGAGTGGGTTCCACCGTTGCGCGTGTACCAGGAAGCCGAACCTATCGGTTGGAATCGGCACACCGTCATGACGGCAAAGAACAGCCTCCGTGGGGTGATCGAATCCTCCAGCAGGGGCCGGGGGT from Mycolicibacterium phocaicum includes the following:
- a CDS encoding adenylate/guanylate cyclase domain-containing protein; amino-acid sequence: MATDVKHIGRIRGFVRWVARTPWPVFTLSLLQADIIGALFVLGFLRFGLPAEDRIQLQDLPAVNLAVFLTVLFVSFVVAAWLSLRLLIPVIRWQRRDTLHGDADDPAFTELARTRALKMPYYRTLISVGNWFLGSVVFIIASWPVASRSAPFVAVASALGATATAIIGYLQSERVLRPVAVAALRDGVPENFRAPGVIQRQVLTWVLSTGVPLLAIIVARLAGQYTTFIAQNDQLNTPILLLAITALAVGLAGNILVAMSIADPLRQLRWALGEVQRGNYNAHMQIYDASELGLLQAGFNDMVRDLSERQRLRDLFGRYVGEDVARRALERGTELGGQERDVAVLFIDLIGSTQLASTRPAAEVVSILNEFFRIIVDTVNRHGGFVNKFQGDAALAIFGAPIEHPDASGAALAASRDLHDELVTVLGTTEFGIGVSAGRAIAGHIGALARFEYTVIGDPVNEAARLTELAKLEEGHVLASAIAVSGALDAEALCWDVGETVELRGRSAPTQLARPLSLASPRPAPEPETEAAS
- a CDS encoding tyrosine-type recombinase/integrase; this encodes MPRQRMKPGEHGRITERVEKFKDEAGKSQKRYIASVYVRLHTGKLREREATSYSSSEDARRMLLRRIKAELETTAPVGVISGRTTLSELFDTWVSAKVTEDGIKPQSEAQYRQVWRLHGDDQLGALRIAELEGSRANTHIQTLPPRQSELLRTVLSGMYQMAARFDVVRFDPIAATRPAKAEPKPARGLTALELEQVRQAVKVYAQPHHRGGPPRGAMLPAFVELLAATGVRPGEVLAIRWQDVDLLGDPPTVTVNGTVIDHGRVPGKSVHRQDARKGDADPHTVLLPKFGVTVLTELLGRTASTDGPVLATRDGGYVSLSNIRSALRDALPESLRWVTPHSFRRSVATVVRDGMGIEAAQAQLSHTQMATTEQHYAQRRTTGPDARATLDKWAGQAG
- a CDS encoding helix-turn-helix domain-containing protein, which gives rise to MPPELQDEIDKLNSRLWPVEAVMERLSVGRSMVFELMASGQLRSTKVGRRRLVSEAAINEFIARIDGAA
- a CDS encoding AAA family ATPase, producing the protein MAQVIADLVVWRPTVVIVDSLGELMPLYGANSYSGDDFTDVNARVLKPLAKAGAAVLVIDHLSKGADSRNFGPVGTAAKRRAIGGVSLRVTIKDAFTPGSGGAAYLKVNKDRHGGLREHCPTGDREPLAGTFTMRVFHDALTGEIKAADGTENVTDDHALSASQARDVAADVALLEALDPPPQSKRDVCQRMNWGDSRSQTALKAWRESTGRSAPKNQHTATTQGGGGNSDSAGTGSGTPDVSVPAVPAPIVDPNIGLELGLPVESAGTHTRQANATVTDIGSRRPPCSKCESGTARPDTGRCDFCTRKTMTAGDFLVCWFRHHTDPGEWVPPLRVYQEAEPIGWNRHTVMTAKNSLRGVIESSSRGRGSEWRLDPASHTNTEDAS
- a CDS encoding DUF2742 domain-containing protein — protein: MIHKQGGRPGSPASRQVSWWPVHEFIEAAVAQANCGPLPTPGTPAWCALSDGDPRKLLALAAAGEHHVLRTETAQEIWAEAAKSIAESQEWDAVRRDSRRRVQATRSGAYIPRRSA
- a CDS encoding helix-turn-helix domain-containing protein; amino-acid sequence: MPNIDLDAKAWQEAGSKRFGQAVASLRVAQGLTAVQLSARTKELGYPITRSTIARIEGNHRAGKVDLAELIILAAALNTSPVNLVYPGPYQSALEIMPGRNAAGFNAAQWFSGIYSYLGNNSLGAAEDPETQWRENTETLYQWRDLDELIATRDEMDNPEHIAVLNRRIKAICERLGISVPTAEVDLRIEHPADDSHA
- a CDS encoding DNA polymerase III subunit delta' encodes the protein MSGVFSRLVGQDAVEAELVAAARAARGDSAHSGLTTGSMTHAWLITGPPGSGRSIAAVCFAAALQCTAEAAAGGPGCGACRACTTTMAGTHADVRRVIPEGLSIGVDEMRAIVQTASRRPGTGRWQIVVVEDADRLTEGAANALLKVVEEPPPSTVFLLCAPSVDPEDIAVTLRSRCRHVALTTPRVDAIAQVLVENDGLSEADARWAASVSGGHVGRARRLATDEQARSRRERALGLARDAATPTRAYAAVEELVASAEAEAVALTAGRNETETEELKTALGAGGTGKGAAGALRGAAGALKDLEKRQKSRQTRASRDALDRALIDLATYFRDALLVSSGASTAAAANHPDMADKAAAMAAHVPADQLLRCIEAVLACREALATNVKPKFAVDAMVATMGQALRAGQRN